A single genomic interval of Rosistilla ulvae harbors:
- a CDS encoding DUF1501 domain-containing protein, which yields MNLFDDPTVPRSIARRDFLRQLSAASTAALAATAPRPLSAETGGDMEHPRPTADACILLWMGGGMAAPDTFDPKRYLPYEPGLAVADMLSTFPAIDTAVDQIKICEGLEHIAGVIDRGTLIRSHVQPDLGSILHSRHQYHWHTGYVPPQTVAAPHIGAWMSRVLGPRNEVMPAFINIGQRLEGVGESEELKAFTTAGFFGSEFGPMNLPYPDQAAISVRPPKGMRSQRFADRNRLFRRLVDSNPNRELMSDYQQQSMLRSFDSAYRLLSSDDRKAFDITLEPKESFDRYNTGRFGQGCLLARRLVESGARFVEVTTEYVPFLHWDTHNDGHATVERMHREIDRPVAQLITDLQQRGLLDRTLVILASEFSRDALMEGQPGSNANDQATAKVDVLSEMKHYGLHRHFTGGSSVLMFGGGMKQGFLYGATAPERPLMAIENPVTIEDLHATIMTAMGISPQTGFDVEGRPFYVTEDGKGKSVGELFA from the coding sequence ATGAATCTCTTCGACGATCCCACCGTTCCTCGATCGATCGCCCGACGTGATTTCTTGCGTCAGTTGTCCGCTGCCAGCACCGCCGCGTTGGCCGCCACCGCACCTCGCCCCTTGTCCGCTGAAACCGGCGGCGACATGGAACATCCACGCCCCACCGCCGATGCCTGCATCTTGCTTTGGATGGGAGGTGGCATGGCGGCCCCCGACACCTTCGATCCCAAACGTTACCTTCCGTACGAACCCGGCCTCGCCGTGGCCGACATGCTTAGCACCTTTCCAGCGATCGATACCGCCGTCGATCAGATCAAGATCTGCGAGGGGCTGGAACACATTGCCGGCGTGATCGACCGGGGAACGTTGATCCGTTCACACGTCCAACCCGACCTTGGCAGCATCCTGCATTCGCGTCATCAATACCATTGGCACACCGGATACGTCCCGCCGCAAACCGTCGCGGCACCTCACATCGGTGCCTGGATGTCGCGCGTGTTGGGACCGCGGAACGAAGTCATGCCGGCCTTTATCAACATCGGACAACGTCTCGAAGGGGTCGGCGAGAGCGAAGAACTGAAGGCCTTCACCACCGCTGGCTTCTTCGGCTCGGAGTTTGGGCCGATGAACCTCCCCTACCCAGACCAGGCCGCGATCTCGGTCCGACCACCCAAGGGAATGCGTTCGCAACGGTTTGCCGATCGCAACCGCTTGTTTCGCCGCTTGGTCGACAGCAACCCCAATCGCGAACTGATGAGCGACTACCAACAGCAGTCGATGTTGCGGTCGTTCGATTCCGCCTACCGCTTGCTCAGCAGCGACGATCGTAAAGCATTCGACATCACCTTGGAGCCCAAAGAAAGTTTCGACCGCTACAACACCGGCCGTTTTGGACAAGGATGCCTGTTGGCGCGACGCTTGGTCGAATCGGGGGCTCGGTTCGTCGAAGTGACCACCGAATACGTCCCCTTCTTGCACTGGGACACGCACAACGATGGACACGCAACCGTCGAACGAATGCATCGCGAAATCGATCGCCCCGTCGCCCAATTGATCACCGACCTGCAGCAGCGTGGGCTGTTGGACCGCACGCTTGTCATCCTGGCATCCGAATTCAGTCGCGATGCATTGATGGAAGGCCAACCCGGTTCCAACGCCAACGATCAAGCGACCGCCAAAGTCGACGTGCTCAGCGAGATGAAACACTATGGGTTGCACCGACACTTCACGGGCGGTTCGAGCGTCTTAATGTTTGGCGGCGGCATGAAACAAGGTTTCCTGTACGGAGCCACCGCGCCGGAACGACCATTGATGGCGATTGAAAACCCGGTCACGATCGAAGACCTGCACGCCACGATCATGACCGCGATGGGAATCAGTCCACAGACCGGTTTCGATGTCGAAGGCCGTCCGTTTTATGTCACTGAAGATGGCAAAGGCAAATCGGTCGGCGAACTGTTTGCCTGA
- a CDS encoding SO2930 family diheme c-type cytochrome: MKMTATAKQNSSLQKLAFTATLAAVLVFGLLGCRQSVPVGDATGDGSSTSESIVAVDADPVPTNESRRTRRAKYLPRLSQYALFDGALANLEPAAGVLPYDVNTPLFSDYAAKHRVVRLPDGVTVAYQPTDVFDFPVGTVLAKTFYYPHDMTQPGQGRRLIETRIMLHQPTGWIGLPYLWNDEQTDAMLSLTGGAVEVKWKHRDGRDRRNTHLVPNFNDCKRCHENQKFEPIGPTAGNLNRDFDYTDGRENQLRRWAEIGLLTGLPDSTQVPRFAVWNDEATGDLNARARAWLDVNCAHCHSPIGPARNSGLHLHVGVAEPYRLGVYKTPVAAGRGTGGRLYDIVPGHPDASILMHRLETDHVGEMMPEIGRSLVDEEGVELIRQWIEAMEPAAVPATSPGSAGI, from the coding sequence ATGAAGATGACCGCCACGGCGAAGCAGAATTCTTCTCTTCAAAAACTTGCGTTTACCGCAACGCTTGCTGCAGTGCTGGTCTTCGGTTTGTTGGGCTGTCGCCAGTCGGTGCCGGTTGGGGATGCGACAGGTGATGGTTCTTCAACATCTGAATCGATCGTCGCGGTCGATGCCGATCCCGTTCCAACGAACGAGTCGCGACGGACGCGGCGGGCGAAGTATTTGCCGCGGCTTTCGCAGTACGCATTGTTCGACGGCGCGTTGGCCAATTTGGAACCTGCCGCTGGCGTGCTGCCGTATGATGTCAACACGCCGCTCTTCTCCGACTATGCGGCCAAACATCGCGTGGTCCGTCTGCCGGATGGGGTTACGGTGGCGTATCAACCAACCGACGTGTTCGATTTTCCGGTGGGAACGGTGCTCGCAAAGACGTTCTATTATCCGCATGACATGACGCAACCGGGACAGGGGCGTCGACTGATCGAGACGCGGATCATGTTGCACCAGCCGACCGGTTGGATCGGTTTGCCTTATCTTTGGAACGACGAACAGACCGATGCGATGCTGTCGTTGACCGGCGGGGCGGTCGAAGTCAAATGGAAACATCGCGATGGCCGTGATCGTCGCAACACGCATTTGGTGCCGAATTTCAACGACTGCAAACGTTGCCATGAGAATCAAAAGTTCGAGCCGATCGGTCCCACCGCTGGTAACTTGAATCGCGATTTCGATTACACCGACGGGCGGGAGAACCAATTGCGGCGATGGGCCGAGATTGGTCTGCTGACTGGATTGCCCGACTCCACGCAGGTGCCGCGGTTTGCGGTTTGGAACGACGAAGCAACGGGCGATTTGAATGCCCGCGCCCGGGCATGGTTGGATGTGAATTGTGCGCATTGCCACAGCCCGATCGGGCCGGCTCGCAATTCGGGACTGCACCTGCATGTCGGTGTGGCGGAACCGTATCGCTTGGGCGTCTATAAAACGCCGGTTGCGGCGGGGCGTGGTACGGGGGGACGATTGTACGACATCGTTCCTGGCCACCCGGACGCTTCGATTTTGATGCATCGGTTGGAGACGGATCACGTCGGCGAAATGATGCCAGAAATCGGCCGATCGTTAGTCGATGAAGAGGGGGTAGAATTGATTCGCCAGTGGATCGAAGCGATGGAACCAGCGGCGGTTCCGGCCACGTCGCCGGGGTCGGCAGGGATTTAG